The Humulus lupulus chromosome 4, drHumLupu1.1, whole genome shotgun sequence genome has a window encoding:
- the LOC133830418 gene encoding serine/threonine-protein kinase AtPK1/AtPK6-like, with amino-acid sequence MVSSENQKKSYHSLLAAKLSKLTIPSSSPLSSSPPTSAAQDFDFNDVFGPPTPSTSTSNPFHGDPLPQVLQQHQPLIIHNRSHSFVGPSPRYAPAQTQQFDLELDEDEEEDEEDVDQVEESNPESRDPNDVVCGEKTSQSPVGSSNVKIGPGDFEIMRVVGKGAFGKVFQVRKKNCCNGDGNGGGDGIYAMKVMRKDTIIKKNHVDYMRAERDILTKVVHPFIVPLRYSFQTKSKLYLILDFVNGGHLFFQLYRQGIFSEDDARFYTAEIVTAVSHLHKCGIVHRDLKPENILMDADGHILLTDFGLAKEIDESSRSNSMCGTTEYMAPEILQSKGHNKDADWWSVGILLYEMLTGQPPYTHENRKKLQEKIIKEKMKLPPYLTSGAHSLLKGLLQKEPSRRLGSGPTGGDEIKAHKWFQTINWKKLEAREITPKFKPEVNGKDCIANFDKCWTVMPLVDSPASTPTTGEHFQGYTYVAPNPWLSSDST; translated from the exons ATGGTGTCGTCTGAAAACCAGAAGAAGAGCTACCACTCCCTCCTGGCCGCCAAGCTCAGCAAGCTCACCATCCCATCTTCCTCCCCACTCTCCTCGTCGCCGCCGACCTCTGCAGCTCAGGACTTCGACTTCAACGATGTCTTCGGCCCCCCAACCCCTTCCACTTCCACATCGAACCCTTTTCACGGGGACCCACTACCACAAGTTCTACAACAACACCAACCCCTTATCATCCACAACCGGTCCCACTCCTTCGTGGGTCCGTCCCCTCGCTACGCCCCTGCCCAAACCCAACAATTCGATTTGGAATTggatgaagatgaagaagaagatgaagaagacgTCGACCAAGTTGAAGAATCCAACCCTGAAAGTAGGGACCCAAACGACGTCGTTTGCGGTGAAAAGACCAGCCAGAGTCCGGTGGGGAGTAGTAATGTGAAGATTGGGCCTGGGGATTTTGAGATTATGAGGGTTGTGGGGAAGGGTGCGTTTGGAAAGGTTTTTCAGGTGAGAAAGAAGAATTGTTGTAATGGTGATGGTAATGGTGGTGGGGATGGGATCTATGCCATGAAAGTTATGAGGAAAGACACCATTATTAAGAAGAACCATGTTGATTACATGAGAGCCGAGAGGGATATCCTCACCAAAGTTGTGCACCCTTTCATTGTTCCTCTCCGCTATTCTTTTCAG ACCAAATCTAAGCTTTATTTGATCCTCGATTTTGTAAATGGAGGCCATCTCTTCTTTCAATTGTACCGCCAGGGTATCTTCAG CGAGGATGATGCAAGGTTTTATACTGCTGAGATAGTAACTGCAgtttctcatcttcataaatgcGGGATCGTTCATCGAGATCTTAAGCCTGAAAATATTCTCATGGATGCCGACGGGCAT ATTCTGCTGACTGATTTTGGATTAGCAAAAGAAATCGATGAATCAAGCAGGTCGAATTCAATGTGTGGAACAACAGAATACATGGCTCCAGAAATCTTGCAATCTAAAGGCCACAACAAAGATGCAGATTGGTGGAGTGTTGGAATACTCTTGTATGAGATGCTAACTGGGCAG CCACCATATACCCATGAAAATAGAAAGAAACTTCAAGAGAAAATCATCAAAGAGAAAATGAAACTTCCACCTTACCTTACCAGTGGAGCTCACTCATTGCTTAAAGGA TTACTGCAAAAGGAACCATCAAGAAGGTTAGGCAGTGGACCTACCGGAGGGGATGAGATCAAAGCTCATAAATGGTTTCAAACCATTAACTGGAAGAAATTGGAGGCCAGAGAAATCACGCCAAAGTTCAAGCCAGAGGTAAATGGGAAAGATTGTATAGCCAACTTTGACAAGTGCTGGACAGTAATGCCTCTAGTTGATTCACCAGCATCCACACCAACTACAGGTGAGCATTTCCAAGGTTATACTTATGTAGCACCAAACCCTTGGCTTTCATCTGATTCAACATGA
- the LOC133832162 gene encoding uncharacterized protein LOC133832162: MPPKGNGVSGPVAQSVPPTDMSDQIERMCRLLEASQQRSDEAIKTLTEAQARLEAEIAELRKSADTTRNTQAHENLDSNRSDVLVDRVNSPPHNMNPGNGQSQAIPLSSRTDGRQAPTSGTQGRAEAEPTGPTQPTTDVRPQHTVPQVAHDSPSEGHVPSICFLDSWKEDMMREMMQKFSDGRSAYATEHLDLVSRTIEKSPFSEWILNEPKPRDFIIPSLPAFNGKGDPLNHLFQFQQKMALEANNEAIQCKVFSTTFSGPALLWFRQLKAGSLNSFSDLRRSFLQQYSANREAPRTMADLYRIKQWENEHPKAYLQRFIDLVHQIHDVDPLTAANLFVKSLQVGSLLHENLTMTPPYDMADV; encoded by the coding sequence ATGCCACCCAAAGGCAACGGAGTTTCGGGCCCAGTTGCACAAAGCGTCCCTCCGACGGACATGAGCGACCAGATCGAAAGGATGTGTCGTCTATTGGAGGCAAGCCAGCAGCGGTCCGACGAGGCAATCAAGACATTAACCGAAGCCCAAGCTAGGCTCGAAGCAGAGATTGCTGAGCTGCGCAAGTCCGCTGACACAACTCGCAACACCCAAGCCCACGAGAATCTTGATTCTAACAGATCTGACGTTCTAGTCGACCGTGTTAATTCCCCACCTCACAACATGAACCCGGGTAACGGGCAATCACAAGCCATCCCCCTATCCTCTAGGACCGACGGGCGACAAGCCCCAACCTCTGGCACGCAAGGGCGGGCCGAAGCAGAACCCACTGGACCCACTCAGCCAACAACCGACGTCCGGCCTCAACACACCGTACCTCAAGTCGCACACGATTCACCCTCTGAAGGTCACGTTCCCTCGATCTGTTTCTTGGACAGTTGGAAAGAAGACATGATGAGGGaaatgatgcagaagttctcAGATGGGCGATCCGCCTACGCCACCGAACATTTGGATCTTGTATCAAGAACCATTGAAAAATCGCCTTTCTCGGAATGGATTCTGAATGAGCCGAAGCCTCGGGACTTCATCATCCCTTCCCTGCCTGCATTCAATGGAAAGGGAGACCCGCTAAACCACCTATTTCAATTTCAACAAAAGATGGCGTTAGAAGCTAATAACGAAGCCATACAATGCAAAGTCTTTTCAACAACTTTCTCCGGGCCGGCTCTATTATGGTTTCGACAATTAAAGGCCGGATCACTCAACAGTTTTAGTGATCTCCGACGGTCCTTCTTACAGCAGTACAGCGCGAACCGAGAGGCTCCCAGAACAATGGCCGATCTCTATCGAATTAAACAATGGGAGAATGAACATCCAAAGGCATACTTACAGCGTTTCATTGACCTCGTGCATCAAATCCACGACGTCGATCCACTCACCGCAGCAAATCTCTTCGTCAAAAGCTTGCAGGTGGGGTCACTCTTGCATGAGAATCTCACTATGACACCACCATACGACATGGCAGACGTGTAG
- the LOC133832163 gene encoding uncharacterized protein LOC133832163, with translation MRTFAWTPHDIPGIDPSVMSHSLNISNYFPPVKQKQRRFAPEVNQVIQEEVQRFLSTGAIEECLYPSWLANPVVVPKKKGKKRVCVDYTNLNKACPKDSYPLPKIDQMIDAMAGYERMSFLDAYSGYNQIPMKSEDRIHTAFITEDGLYCYKVMPFGLKNAGATYQRLMHKLFSSLLGRNMEVYIEDMVIKSKQSSSHIDDLTECFDILNAYKMKLNPTKCVFGVSSGQFLGYIVSQRGIEANPTQIASLSEIKEPRTIRDIQALTGKIVALSRFISRMSDRCQPFLQCIKKSTNTTWGPEQQKALDEFKTYLSSPPILSSPIANEDLFLYLSVSQFAVSSVLFREEANRQRPVFYCSRMLLDAETRYSMMEKLALALLTAKKKLRQYFESHTIIVYTDYPLKQVLSKPDLSGRLSKWAIELRTYDIQFLPRKAKKGQVLADFLVEIQSFTPDALPELLESEDQWLWTMNTDGASNSQGAGIGVILEAPSGLKIEEAIRLEQSATNNEAEYEALIYGLEFAQEMGIQRLNVRGDSQLMIEQVAGNFDTKAPHLASLLQKVTDLRSHFRQFELILVPREQNQKADALAKLGSAGGCTRRSSISISRSSKDMEVYSTSSEPECWIDPIIKYLTTSELPPNPKDAKLLRLRAQRYSMIHGTLYRKSFNGPYLRCLRPSEAKKLLEEIHEGTCGNHTGGRSLAHKALTAGYYWPYMMTEARDYAKKCNKCQRFAPTIHQPAQTLHSIVAPWPFAKWGMDVVGELPKAAGGRRYALVATDYFTKWVVGEAYVTVSKTDTMSFIWKHIICQFGIPWEIVVDNGTPFQNAKVQELCDTYKIKLSFASVTYPQGNGQAEASNKVIFANIKKNLEDKKGAWVEELPKVLWAYRTTKRSSTGESPYAMVYGTEAIIPTEVGLPTLRTEIASDPTTNTIQLLHNLDLLEETRTMAQLRLENYQKVAERYYNKRVHLRTFREGDWVLRKVTGNKKKLEPNWEGPFQIIKVLGRGSYTLKNETTASHFAV, from the exons ATGAGAACTTTTGCCTGGACACCACACGACATACCCGGAATAGACCCTTCTGTCATGAGCCACAGCTTGAATATCTCCAACTACTTCCCACCCGTCAAACAGAAGCAGAGGAGATTCGCTCCAGAGGTGAATCAAGTCATACAAGAGGAGGTCCAACGGTTCCTGAGCACGGGGGCAATCGAAGAATGTTTATACCCCAGTTGGCTTGCCAACCCCGTCGTGGTCCCAAAGAAGAAAGGGAAAAAGAGAGTATGCGTAGACTATACAAATCTAAACAAAGCCTGTCCCAAAGATAGCTACCCTCTACCAAAGATCGATCAGATGATAGACGCCATGGCAGGATATGAAAGGATGAGCTTCCTCGAcgcctactctggatacaatcagatccccaTGAAATCAGAGGATAGGATTCATACAGCATTCATAACAGAAGATggtttatattgctacaaagttatgcccttcggtctAAAGAATGCAGGCGCGACATATCAGAGGTTGATGCACAAGCTGTTTTCCTCATtactcgggagaaatatggaggtttatATTGAAGATATGGTCATCAAGTCCAAACAAAGCTCTTCACATATAGACGACTTGACGGAATGTTTCGACATCCTTAATgcttataaaatgaaattaaaccccacAAAATGTGTCTTTGGGGTGTCCTCCGGACAGTTCTTGGGATACATCGTCAGTCAGAGGGGCATCGAGGCGAACCCAACACAGATTGCGTCCCTCTCAGAAATTAAGGAACCCCGAACCATCCGAGACATACAGGCTCTAACCGGAAAAATAGTAGCATTAAGTCGATTCATATCACGAATGTCAGACCGCTGCCAACCCTTCTTACAGTGCATAAAGAAGTCTACCAACACCACCTGGGGACCAGAACAGCAAAAAGCATTGGACGAGTTTAAGACTTATTTGAGCTCTCCTCCTATATTGAGCTCTCCTATTGCTAATGAAGATTTATTCTTATATTTGTCTGTCTCACAATTCGCTGTAAGTTCCGTTCTTTTTCGAGAAGAAGCCAATCGTCAGAGGCCAGTGTTCTACTGCAGCAGGATGTTGTTAGATGCTGAAACCCGATACagtatgatggaaaaattggcactcgCACTCCTCACGGCCAAAAAGAAGTTACGACAATACTTCGAAAGCCACACAATCATCGTATATACGGACTATCCATTAAAGCAGGTACTGAGTAAGCCCGACCTTTCTGGAAGATTATCTAAATGGGCCATTGAGCTTAGGACATACGATATTCAGTTTTTGCCACGAAAAGCTAAAAAGGGGCAGGTACTCGCTGACTTCCTGGTTGAAATTCAGTCATTCACTCCTGACGCCCTGCCAGAATTATTAGAATCCGAAGATCAATGGCTGTGGACAATGAACACTGACGGAGCATCCAATTCCCAAGGGGCTGGTATTGGCGTCATACTAGAAGCTCCCTCAGGACTCAAAATCGAAGAAGCTATCCGTTTAGAGCAATCCGCaacaaataatgaagcagaatatgaggcactaATCTATGGTTTAGAATTCGCACAAGAAATGGGAATCCAACGTCTGAACGTCAGAGGCGATTCGCAACTTATGATAGAGCAAGTGGCTGGAAATTTCGATACCAAAGCACCCCATCTGGCTAGCCTTCTACAGAAGGTAACTGACCTACGATCGCATTTTCGCCAGTTTGAACTCATACTAGTACCCAGGGAGCAAAATCAGAAGGCCGACGCCCTTGCCAAATTAGGTTCTGCAGGAGGATGCACACGTCGGTCCTCCATATCCATAAGCCGATCAAGCAAAGATATGGAAGTCTATTCCACCTCATCAGAACCTGAATGCTGGATAGATCCGATCATCAAGTACTTGACCACCTCCGAGCTCCCACCTAATCCGAAAGATGCAAAACTTCTGCGCCTTCGAGCACAACGCTATTCCATGATCCATGGGACGTTGTATCGAAAATCCTTCAATGGCCCATACCTACGATGTTTGCGCccatcagaagctaaaaaatTGTTAGAAGAAATACATGAGGGGACATGTGGAAATCACACAGGGGGACGGAGCTTGGCACACAAGGCACTTACAGCAGGGTATTATtggccatacatgatgacagaagcGCGGGATTATGCCAAAAAATGCAACAAATGCCAACGATTtgcacccaccatccatcaacCTGCTCAAACCCTACACTCCATCGTTGCACCTTGGCCATTTGCAAAATGGGGTATGGATGTGGTAGGTGAACTACCTAAGGCTGCTGGAGGAAGACGGTATGCTCTTGTAGCCactgactacttcacaaaatgggttgtgGGAGAGGCGTACGTCACAGTCAGCAAAACAGACACTATGTCCTTCATCTGGAAGCATATTATATGTCAATTTGGAATACCCTGGGAGATAGTCGTCGACAACGGCACTCCATTCCAAAATGCAAAGGTACAAGAACTATGCGACACCTACAAGATCAAGCTAAGCTTCGCCTCTGTCACTTACCCACAGGGCAATGGTCAAGCAGAGGCTTCCAACAAAGTCATCTTTGCCAACATTAAGAAGAATTTGGAAGACAAAAAAGGAGCATGGGTAGAAGAATTACCGAAAGTGTTATGGGCTTACAGAACAACAAAAAGATCCTCCACGGGGGAATCTCCCTACGCCATGGTTTATGGAACAGAAGCTATCATCCCAACAGAAGTCGGTCTGCCTACACTTCGGACAGAGATCGCGTCTGACCCAACAACGAACACCATTCAATTACTGCACAACCTAGACCTTCTAGAAGAAACACGTACAATGGCACAATTGCGACTGGAAAATTATCAGAAGGTAGCAGAACGCTACTACAACAAAAGGGTCCACTTACGCACATTTCGAGAAGGAGATTGGGTTCTGCGTAAGGTCACAGGCAATAAAAAGAAGCTAgagcctaactgggaagggcctttccAAATCATTAAAGTATTAGGCAGAGGGTCTTACACTCTAAAGAAT GAAACTACGGCCAGCCATTTTGCagtctaa